A stretch of Cygnus olor isolate bCygOlo1 chromosome 16, bCygOlo1.pri.v2, whole genome shotgun sequence DNA encodes these proteins:
- the LOC121078887 gene encoding neuritin-like isoform X1, protein MEGGTGRVSESRKGAGRPQPGAVRNQPGEVRKGRAGGWGVPPAPPGSAPAAAQIRGELPQGRDEEPGCPPPGHRVLGTTCTDVYRGFSDCVLKLGENMATYEEEESIEPQGLHRVCGYWDEFHICALTVLWECQKEAAAVWEMLRREAQKVKFRGSLFDLCSPSTAQSSAWTQVPKASVLGIPLIVTWLNSGPAALTAGRGAQ, encoded by the exons atggagggagggacGGGACGGGTTTCGGAATCCAGAAAAGGGGCAGGGCGACCCCAGCCGGGGGCTGTGCGAAACCAGCCGGGGGAGGTCCGAAAGGGtcgggctgggggctggggggtgcctCCCGCCCCCCCAGGCTCTGCCCCGGCAGCCGCGCAGATCCGGGGGGAGCTGCCCCAGGGGCGCGACGAGGAGCCGGGCTGCCCCCCTCCAG GGCACCGGGTGCTGGGCACCACGTGCACGGATGTCTACCGAGGCTTCTCGGACTGTGTCCTGAAACTGGGGGAGAACATGGCCACAtacgaggaggaggagagcatcGAGCCCCAGGGGCTGCACCGGGTCTGTGG GTACTGGGATGAATTTCACATCTGTGCCCTGACGGTGCTCTGGGAGTGCCAGAAGGAAGCGGCGGCTGTCTGGGAGATGCTGAGGAGGGAGGCCCAAAAGGTCAAGTTTCGAGGCAGCTTGTTTgacctctgcagccccagcacggccCAGAGCTCTGCCTGGACCCAGGTTCCCAAAGCTTCTGTCCTCGGCATCCCCCTCATCGTCACTTGGCTGAACTCAGGACCCGCAGCTCT GACTGCGGGGCGTGGTGCTCAGTGA
- the SYS1 gene encoding protein SYS1 homolog isoform X1, whose translation MAAQFRSYVWDPALIVAQMVLLQAGYYSSLGLWLALLGALGSTRPSLHQVFSDEILGFSTPPGRLSMMAFILNALTCALGLLYFIRRGKQCLDFTVTVHFFHLLGCWIYNSHFPSTLTWWLVHIVCTALMAAIGEYLCMRIELREIPLNSAPKSNV comes from the exons ATGGCGGCGCAGTTCCGCAGCTACGTGTGGGACCCGGCGCTGATCGTGGCGCAgatggtgctgctgcaggccgGCTACTACAGCTCGCTCGGCCTCTGGCTCGCCCTCCTCGGCGCCCTCGGCAGCACCCGGCCCTCCCTGCACCAAGTCTTCAGCGACGAG ATTTTAGGCTTCTCAACCCCACCTGGGAGGCTCTCCATGATGGCTTTCATCCTCAATGCACTCACCTG TGCTCTGGGGTTGCTGTACTTCATCCGAAGAGGAAAGCAGTGCCTGGATTTCACAGTCACAGTTCACTTCTTCCATCTTCTGGGCTGCTGGATTTATAACTCGCACTTTCCCTCAACTCTGACATGGTGGCTGGTGCACATCGTCTGCACAGCGCTCATGGCTGCAATTGGGGAATACCTCTGCATGAGGATAGAACTCAGAGAAATCCCACTGAATTCTGCTCCCAAGTCCAACGTATAA
- the LOC121078887 gene encoding neuritin-like isoform X2 encodes MGQRQGTAVLLVLLIALGHRVLGTTCTDVYRGFSDCVLKLGENMATYEEEESIEPQGLHRVCGYWDEFHICALTVLWECQKEAAAVWEMLRREAQKVKFRGSLFDLCSPSTAQSSAWTQVPKASVLGIPLIVTWLNSGPAALTAGRGAQ; translated from the exons ATGGGGCAGCGGCAGGGCACGGCCGTGCTGCTCGTCCTGCTCATCGCCCTGG GGCACCGGGTGCTGGGCACCACGTGCACGGATGTCTACCGAGGCTTCTCGGACTGTGTCCTGAAACTGGGGGAGAACATGGCCACAtacgaggaggaggagagcatcGAGCCCCAGGGGCTGCACCGGGTCTGTGG GTACTGGGATGAATTTCACATCTGTGCCCTGACGGTGCTCTGGGAGTGCCAGAAGGAAGCGGCGGCTGTCTGGGAGATGCTGAGGAGGGAGGCCCAAAAGGTCAAGTTTCGAGGCAGCTTGTTTgacctctgcagccccagcacggccCAGAGCTCTGCCTGGACCCAGGTTCCCAAAGCTTCTGTCCTCGGCATCCCCCTCATCGTCACTTGGCTGAACTCAGGACCCGCAGCTCT GACTGCGGGGCGTGGTGCTCAGTGA
- the SYS1 gene encoding protein SYS1 homolog isoform X2 produces MAAQFRSYVWDPALIVAQMVLLQAGYYSSLGLWLALLGALGSTRPSLHQVFSDEILGFSTPPGRLSMMAFILNALTCALGLLYFIRRGKQCLDFTVTVHFFHLLGCWIYNSHFPSTLTWWLVHIVCTALMASFQSHSAQT; encoded by the exons ATGGCGGCGCAGTTCCGCAGCTACGTGTGGGACCCGGCGCTGATCGTGGCGCAgatggtgctgctgcaggccgGCTACTACAGCTCGCTCGGCCTCTGGCTCGCCCTCCTCGGCGCCCTCGGCAGCACCCGGCCCTCCCTGCACCAAGTCTTCAGCGACGAG ATTTTAGGCTTCTCAACCCCACCTGGGAGGCTCTCCATGATGGCTTTCATCCTCAATGCACTCACCTG TGCTCTGGGGTTGCTGTACTTCATCCGAAGAGGAAAGCAGTGCCTGGATTTCACAGTCACAGTTCACTTCTTCCATCTTCTGGGCTGCTGGATTTATAACTCGCACTTTCCCTCAACTCTGACATGGTGGCTGGTGCACATCGTCTGCACAGCGCTCATGG CTTCCTTCCAGTCACATTCAGCCCAGACATAA